From Daucus carota subsp. sativus chromosome 6, DH1 v3.0, whole genome shotgun sequence, the proteins below share one genomic window:
- the LOC108224669 gene encoding DEAD-box ATP-dependent RNA helicase 51-like produces MINTEKISNPKSEDVDMKKKRKRKRSRKESEKSVTLAEEVEKNENGDSDIKEIMLLETNKKEEEHDFELKRQEKEKEADETEEEKKMMKKKKVKSGSGIMSTVSFESMSLSEPTMKAIKDMGFHYTTEIQARSMPLLIEGKDVLGAARTGSGKTLAFLVPAVELLYQLHFAPWNGTGVIIICPTRELAIQTHAVAKELLKYHSQTHGLVIGGSARKSEAERLAKGVNLLVATPGRLLDHLQNTKGFIYNRLKCLTIDEADRILEANFEEEMKQIIKILPKERQAALFSATQTEKVADLAHLSLKDCVYIGVDDERKSVTNEGLEQGYCVVPCAKRFIVLYSFLKRHQSKKVMVFFSSVNSVKFHSELLKYIDVDCFDIHGQQKQQKRTTTFFDFCKAEKGILLCTDVTARGLDIPAVDWIIQYDPPDDPTDYVHRVGRTARGEGSKGNALLFLTPEELQFLSYLKADKVPVKEYEFPEKKLANVQSHLEKLVSNNYYLNKSAKEAYRSYVLAYNSHSSKDIFNVHRLDLQGVAASFCFDNPPKVSINIDSSASKFRKTKRNDGRSRNGFSSSNPYGNRSSGH; encoded by the exons ATGATTAATACTGAGAAAATTTCTAACCCGAAATCGGAAGATGTGGATATGAAGAAGAAACGGAAGAGGAAGAGAAGCAGAAAAGAGAGCGAAAAATCAGTTACGTTAGCTGAAGAAGTTGAGAAGAATGAAAATGGAGATAGTGATATCAAAGAGATAATGTTATTGGAGACGAACAAAAAGGAAGAAGAGCATGACTTTGAGCTTAAacgacaagaaaaagaaaaagaagcagaTGAGACTGAAGAagagaagaagatgatgaagaagaagaaggtgaaAAGTGGCAGTGGGATTATGAGTACAGTCAGTTTTGAGTCGATGAGCTTGTCTGAACCTACCATGAAAGCCATTAaagatatgggttttcattacACGACTGAG ATTCAAGCTAGATCTATGCCACTTCTTATTGAAGGCAAAGACGTTCTTGGTGCTGCGAGGACGGGTTCTGGGAAGACACTTGCGTTTCTAGTGCCAGCAGTTGAGTTGCTTTATCAACTTCATTTTGCTCCTTGGAACGGGACGGGCGTTATCATCATTTGCCCAACTAGGGAACTTGCCATTCAG ACACATGCAGTTGCAAAGGAACTATTAAAGTATCATTCACAGACTCATGGGTTGGTCATTGGTGGTTCAGCAAGGAAGAGCGAGGCAGAAAGACTAGCTAAAGGAGTTAATCTATTGGTGGCAACCCCGGGCCGACTTCTTGATCATCTTCAAAACACCAAGGGGTTTATATACAATCGTCTAAAG TGTTTGACGATTGATGAAGCTGACAGAATTTTGGAGGCAAACTTTGAAGAAGAAATGAAGCAGATAATCAAAATTCTACCCAAG GAGAGGCAAGCAGCCCTTTTCTCTGCTACCCAGACGGAGAAG GTTGCAGATCTGGCACACTTATCCTTGAAAGATTGTGTCTACATTGGTGTAGACGATGAAAGGAAGAGT GTCACTAATGAAGGACTGGAGCAAGGCTACTGTGTTGTGCCATGTGCCAAGAGATTTATTGTACTCTATTCCTTCCTAAAACGACATCAATCAAAGAAAGTGATGGTTTTCTTCTCTTCAGTCAACTCAGTCAAATTTCATTCAGAACTGCTGAAGTACATTGATGTGGATTGCTTTGACATTCATGGACAACAAAAGCAGCAGAAACGAACAACTACTTTCTTTGACTTTTGTAAAGCAGAAAAAGGAATACTGTTGTGTACTGATGTTACTGCTCGTGGTCTTGATATTCCTGCCGTG GACTGGATTATTCAATACGATCCACCGGATGATCCCACG GATTATGTGCATAGAGTTGGTCGAACAGCTCGTGGTGAAGGTTCAAAAGGAAATGCCCTGCTTTTCCTGACACCAGAAGAGTTGCAGTTTCTCAGCTATCTTAAG GCAGATAAGGTGCCTGTAAAAGAGTATGAATTTCCTGAAAAGAAGCTGGCTAATGTGCAATCTCATCTG GAAAAGTTAGTGTCTAACAATTATTATTTGAACAAGTCTGCTAAAGAGGCATATAGATCTTATGTGCTGGCATACAATTCACATTCTAGCAAGGACATCTTTAATGTTCACCGCCTTGATCTGCAG GGGGTGGCAGCCTCATTTTGCTTTGATAACCCTCCTAAGGTTAGTATTAATATAGATAGTAGTGCCTCCAAATTCAGAAAGACAAAACGAAATGACGGACGAAGTCGGAATGGATTTAGCAGTAGCAATCCCTATGGGAACAGAAGTTCAGGCCATTGA